A stretch of Myceligenerans xiligouense DNA encodes these proteins:
- a CDS encoding lysylphosphatidylglycerol synthase domain-containing protein, which translates to MRRVGGVVARFMRSPAVRWGFLLVAVGLAVWYVVDARAELADAAAMLSGGTLAAVVGLGFVYVWCTLIAWRAVLTDLGSRLSLRDAVSVFGLSQLGKYLPGGVWNVVAAAEIGADHSIPRHRSVASMGVAVLVSVVSGAAVGAVALPFVSAGALGAWGWIVWITPAIAVVLLPPVLNRLIGLALRLGGREPLARNLTWRGLAVTTAWSVAGWLVAGTQTWLLATGLGMTPSARTFALAVGGWALAWTVGFLVVIAPAGAGVREVVLAGVLAGSLPGTAAPALAVLVSRVVLTLVDGVLAGAGLLLARRRARRPAVGRPVSDTTQVP; encoded by the coding sequence GTGAGGCGCGTCGGGGGCGTGGTCGCCCGGTTCATGCGGTCGCCCGCCGTGCGGTGGGGGTTCCTCCTTGTCGCCGTCGGGCTGGCCGTCTGGTATGTCGTCGATGCCCGCGCCGAGCTCGCCGACGCCGCGGCGATGCTCTCCGGCGGCACGCTGGCCGCCGTCGTCGGCCTCGGGTTCGTGTACGTATGGTGCACCCTCATCGCCTGGCGGGCCGTGCTCACCGACCTCGGCTCCCGGCTGTCCCTGCGCGACGCCGTGAGCGTGTTCGGCCTCAGCCAGCTCGGCAAGTACCTGCCCGGCGGGGTATGGAACGTCGTCGCTGCGGCGGAGATCGGCGCCGACCACAGCATCCCCCGGCACCGGTCGGTCGCGTCGATGGGAGTGGCCGTCCTGGTGTCGGTCGTCTCGGGCGCCGCCGTCGGGGCCGTCGCGCTCCCCTTCGTCTCCGCGGGAGCGCTCGGCGCCTGGGGCTGGATCGTGTGGATCACCCCGGCGATCGCCGTCGTCCTGCTGCCGCCCGTGCTCAACCGCCTCATCGGCCTCGCCCTGCGGCTCGGCGGCCGGGAACCGCTCGCCCGCAACCTGACCTGGCGCGGCCTGGCGGTGACGACGGCATGGTCGGTGGCCGGCTGGCTCGTCGCCGGGACACAGACCTGGCTGCTCGCCACCGGGCTGGGCATGACGCCGTCGGCCCGCACCTTCGCACTGGCCGTCGGCGGCTGGGCACTCGCCTGGACCGTCGGGTTCCTCGTCGTGATCGCACCGGCCGGCGCGGGCGTGCGCGAGGTCGTGCTGGCCGGCGTCCTGGCCGGCTCCCTCCCGGGCACCGCGGCACCGGCGCTCGCGGTCCTGGTCAGCCGGGTCGTGCTGACGCTGGTCGACGGCGTGCTGGCGGGAGCCGGACTGCTGCTGGCCCGGCGCAGGGCGCGCCGCCCCGCCGTCGGCCGTCCAGTTTCCGACACCACCCAGGTCCCATGA
- a CDS encoding glycosyltransferase — protein MILTFGTYDAERHPRVSVLAAGLRAHGAEVTELNRPLGFSTAERVRMLQQPWRLPLLVVRLLACWAGLVAGAVRLRRTHGRPDAVLVGYLGHFDVVLARVLFPRSVVVLDHLIFAGDTAVDRGAAGLRVRLLNVLDRVATSCADVVVTDTDEHRAMLPDPSRGVTVLVGAPTAWFDAATGPTAPGEDAIVTGGSLPTSHDGVLDHVDGAADTGGAGADGRLRVVFFGLYTPLQGARVIAEAIRDAVGSGARLDVTMIGSGQDLAAAREILAGTPDVTWHDWVEPADLPALVAGHDVCLGIFSDTPKGLRVVPNKVYQGLAAGCVVVTSDTPPQRRAVGDAAELVPPADPHALAKTLTGLTDPSRLAAARTRAAAGRDAIRPQAVVTPLLTPLTIPAPTHSPPSPTELSTTTPEPPAPARDHAISADGHAPMERNGVVDHHDVVDAGRDPGPRRDGDGP, from the coding sequence GTGATCCTGACGTTCGGCACGTACGACGCCGAACGCCACCCCCGTGTCTCCGTGCTCGCCGCGGGCCTGCGCGCCCACGGGGCCGAGGTCACCGAGCTGAACCGCCCCCTCGGGTTCTCCACGGCCGAGCGGGTCCGGATGCTGCAACAGCCCTGGCGGCTCCCGCTCCTGGTGGTGCGGCTGCTCGCCTGCTGGGCGGGTCTGGTGGCCGGCGCCGTGCGGCTGAGGCGCACGCACGGGCGGCCCGACGCCGTGCTGGTGGGCTACCTGGGGCACTTCGACGTGGTCCTGGCGCGGGTGCTGTTCCCCCGTTCCGTCGTCGTCCTCGACCACCTGATCTTCGCCGGGGACACCGCCGTCGACCGAGGCGCCGCCGGCCTGCGCGTCCGTCTGCTGAACGTGCTGGACCGCGTCGCCACGAGCTGCGCGGACGTCGTCGTCACGGACACGGACGAGCACCGCGCCATGCTCCCGGACCCGTCCCGGGGCGTCACGGTCCTGGTGGGCGCCCCCACCGCCTGGTTCGACGCGGCCACCGGGCCGACGGCCCCCGGCGAGGACGCCATCGTGACTGGTGGGAGCCTTCCCACCAGTCACGATGGCGTTCTCGACCACGTGGACGGGGCGGCGGACACAGGTGGAGCGGGCGCCGACGGGCGGCTGCGGGTCGTGTTCTTCGGGCTGTACACACCGTTGCAGGGGGCCCGGGTGATCGCCGAGGCGATCCGCGACGCCGTCGGCTCGGGTGCGCGCCTGGACGTGACGATGATCGGCTCCGGGCAGGATCTGGCCGCCGCCCGCGAGATCCTCGCCGGCACCCCGGACGTCACCTGGCACGACTGGGTCGAGCCCGCCGACCTGCCCGCACTCGTCGCCGGCCACGACGTCTGCCTCGGCATCTTCAGCGACACCCCGAAAGGGCTGCGCGTCGTGCCCAACAAGGTCTACCAGGGGCTGGCGGCCGGATGCGTCGTCGTCACCTCCGACACTCCCCCGCAGCGCCGCGCCGTCGGCGATGCCGCGGAACTCGTGCCGCCCGCCGACCCGCACGCCCTCGCGAAGACCCTCACCGGCCTCACGGACCCGTCCCGCCTCGCCGCGGCCCGGACCCGCGCCGCCGCGGGCCGCGACGCGATCCGCCCCCAAGCGGTCGTGACCCCGCTCCTCACCCCCCTGACAATCCCCGCCCCGACGCACAGCCCCCCATCACCGACCGAACTCTCGACAACCACCCCGGAACCCCCGGCACCTGCGCGCGACCACGCCATTTCGGCCGATGGCCACGCTCCCATGGAGCGAAATGGCGTGGTCGACCACCATGACGTGGTCGACGCCGGGCGGGATCCCGGGCCGCGGCGGGATGGGGATGGCCCGTGA
- a CDS encoding glycosyltransferase family 2 protein yields MKLFVQIPCLNEAETLPLVLATIPREMPGIDEVEILVIDDGSTDATVEVARRLGVRHFVRHARTMGLARSFRDGVDYALRHGADIVVNTDGDNQYPQERIGDLVAPVVGGEADIAIADRQTGTIEHFSPLKKVLQKVGSEVVNFAAETDLPDAASGFRAYSRASLMRLNVVTQFSYCMETIIQAGNKRLRIASVPVTTNPKTRESRLFSSMGQHIRKSGQAITRSYLMYKPHTVFVTLGVIFGLGYLIPFGRYLVLLMLGQAGQHIQSLILGSSMLVGALLSFALLVIADLLKTNRTLMEETLERLKEVQYGRDSHAVPKVVALAAVSGATAGADGEAGASAWHDATSDTTAPADTHDGPATDHRGTAEPGGEPGETGTSARPALRAGRSEVHRDAPGGRAEEPAGRS; encoded by the coding sequence ATGAAGCTGTTCGTGCAGATTCCCTGCCTCAACGAGGCGGAGACCCTCCCCCTCGTGCTCGCCACGATCCCCCGCGAGATGCCGGGAATCGACGAGGTCGAGATCCTGGTCATCGACGACGGGTCCACCGACGCCACGGTGGAGGTGGCGCGCCGGCTCGGCGTACGGCACTTCGTGCGCCACGCCCGGACCATGGGGCTGGCACGCTCCTTCCGCGACGGCGTCGACTACGCGCTGCGTCACGGCGCCGACATCGTCGTGAACACGGACGGAGACAACCAGTACCCGCAGGAGCGCATCGGCGACCTGGTGGCGCCGGTCGTCGGCGGCGAGGCCGACATCGCGATCGCCGACCGCCAGACCGGCACCATCGAGCACTTCTCGCCGCTGAAGAAGGTGCTGCAGAAGGTGGGCAGCGAGGTGGTCAACTTCGCCGCCGAGACGGATCTGCCCGACGCCGCCAGCGGGTTCCGCGCCTACTCCCGCGCCTCCCTGATGCGCCTGAACGTGGTCACGCAGTTCAGCTACTGCATGGAGACGATCATCCAGGCGGGCAACAAGCGCCTGCGGATCGCGAGCGTCCCGGTCACGACCAACCCGAAGACCCGCGAGTCACGCCTGTTCTCCAGCATGGGGCAGCACATCCGCAAGTCCGGCCAGGCGATCACCCGCTCCTACCTCATGTACAAGCCGCACACGGTGTTCGTGACCCTCGGCGTCATCTTCGGCCTGGGCTACCTGATCCCGTTCGGCCGGTACCTGGTGCTCCTGATGCTCGGCCAGGCGGGCCAGCACATCCAGTCCCTGATCCTGGGCTCGTCCATGCTGGTGGGGGCGCTGCTGTCGTTCGCGCTGCTGGTGATCGCGGACCTGCTGAAGACGAACCGCACGCTCATGGAGGAGACGCTGGAGCGTCTCAAGGAGGTCCAGTACGGGCGCGACTCGCACGCGGTGCCGAAGGTGGTGGCTCTCGCCGCGGTGTCCGGCGCGACGGCCGGAGCGGACGGCGAGGCCGGCGCGTCCGCGTGGCACGACGCGACGAGTGACACGACGGCACCGGCCGACACGCACGACGGGCCGGCCACGGACCACCGGGGAACGGCGGAACCCGGCGGCGAGCCCGGGGAGACGGGCACGAGCGCCCGTCCGGCCCTCAGGGCGGGACGGTCCGAGGTGCACCGCGACGCGCCCGGCGGCCGCGCCGAGGAACCGGCGGGTCGGTCGTGA
- a CDS encoding DUF3499 domain-containing protein: protein MRSVRQCSRSACTNAAVATLTYVYADSTAVLGPLAHLAEPHSYDLCSEHAEGLTAPRGWEVVRLVPEFPAEPAPSPDDLSALADAVREAGRTRKATTGDTAEPPTEPGVTETARRGHLRVLRAEE from the coding sequence GTGAGATCGGTGAGACAGTGCTCGAGGTCCGCATGCACCAACGCTGCGGTCGCGACGCTCACATACGTGTATGCGGATTCGACGGCGGTGCTGGGTCCGCTCGCGCATCTCGCCGAGCCCCACAGCTACGACCTGTGCTCCGAGCACGCCGAGGGCCTGACGGCGCCGCGCGGCTGGGAGGTGGTCCGGCTGGTTCCCGAGTTCCCCGCGGAGCCGGCCCCGTCGCCCGACGACCTGTCGGCCCTGGCCGACGCCGTCCGCGAGGCCGGCCGCACCCGCAAGGCGACGACGGGCGACACCGCCGAGCCGCCGACGGAGCCCGGCGTCACCGAGACGGCACGCCGCGGCCACCTGAGGGTGCTGCGCGCGGAGGAATAG
- the manA gene encoding mannose-6-phosphate isomerase, class I → MQATDVPLRLRNTVQTYDWGAYDAIPRLLGDEPDGTPRAELWLGAHPSAPSRTDPAGDGTTLHSLIRSAPDAMLGKRVADEFGPRLPYLLKVLAARRALSLQVHPKPHTAREGFNRENRLGLPAGSAKRSFHDDQHKPEMLVALTQFEGLAGLRGTRAALTLLDGLGGKLVDDVVAALRADRSAAGMRAAFDVLIRARQDAGCRSDIEHTVDSVRERLAGGSPFERADRTVVDLADQHPGDPGAVASLLMNRFTLEPGEALFTPAGELHAYLSGVGTEIMASSDNVLRAGLTSKLVDAGALMECASFAARPPVLPDFATSGSRGQVQTYRAPVAEFALTLADVDPGEDLELPDDGPRIVLCLDGEVALSCGDGSRPATSLAHGDSVFVPDAAGALTLTGAGHVVCAWVP, encoded by the coding sequence GTGCAAGCCACCGACGTCCCCCTCCGTCTGAGGAACACGGTCCAGACGTACGACTGGGGGGCCTACGACGCCATCCCCCGCCTGCTCGGCGACGAGCCCGACGGCACGCCGCGTGCCGAGTTGTGGCTGGGCGCCCACCCGAGCGCGCCGTCGCGCACGGACCCGGCCGGCGACGGCACCACCCTGCACTCCCTCATCCGCTCGGCCCCCGACGCCATGCTCGGCAAGCGCGTCGCCGACGAGTTCGGCCCGCGCCTGCCGTACCTCCTCAAGGTGCTGGCCGCGCGGCGCGCCCTGTCCCTCCAGGTCCACCCGAAGCCGCACACCGCGCGCGAGGGTTTCAACCGCGAGAACCGGCTCGGCCTCCCGGCCGGGTCGGCGAAGCGCTCCTTCCACGACGACCAGCACAAGCCCGAGATGCTCGTCGCGCTCACCCAGTTCGAGGGTCTCGCCGGTCTGCGTGGCACCCGCGCGGCGCTCACCCTGCTGGACGGCCTCGGCGGCAAGCTGGTCGACGACGTCGTGGCGGCGCTCCGCGCCGACCGGTCGGCGGCGGGCATGCGGGCGGCGTTCGACGTGCTCATCCGGGCCCGCCAGGACGCCGGCTGCCGGTCCGACATCGAGCACACCGTCGACTCGGTCCGCGAGCGCCTGGCCGGAGGGTCCCCGTTCGAGCGGGCGGACCGTACCGTCGTCGATCTGGCGGACCAGCATCCGGGCGACCCGGGCGCCGTCGCGTCGCTCCTGATGAACCGCTTCACGCTGGAGCCCGGGGAGGCCCTGTTCACCCCGGCCGGTGAGTTGCATGCCTATCTGTCGGGGGTGGGCACGGAGATCATGGCGTCGTCGGACAACGTGCTCCGTGCGGGGCTGACCAGCAAGCTGGTCGACGCGGGCGCGCTCATGGAGTGCGCGTCGTTCGCGGCGCGGCCGCCGGTGCTGCCGGATTTCGCGACGTCGGGCAGCCGCGGTCAGGTGCAGACGTACCGGGCACCGGTCGCGGAGTTCGCGCTGACGCTGGCGGACGTCGACCCGGGCGAGGATCTCGAGCTGCCCGACGACGGGCCGCGGATCGTCCTGTGTCTCGACGGGGAGGTGGCGCTCTCCTGCGGTGACGGCTCACGGCCCGCGACGTCGCTGGCGCACGGCGACTCGGTCTTCGTCCCGGACGCGGCCGGTGCCCTCACGCTCACGGGCGCGGGCCACGTGGTCTGCGCCTGGGTTCCCTGA
- a CDS encoding ALF repeat-containing protein, translating into MLTVLAGVAAVGALPTCTAEARAAYAANGPVAMTLPDASGLPDTERGQVVWAHRTGGRAVRAAAAAALVGSAAEVTAFLGQVLPAARAEDNRFTLTEALVTAGRATREGIGEALSGGEAAIENFLDGGFQNAVHEDLEVAVTTVVAHGGPAAGREGAAALDGGSDFALRAFLSGGQFSAQEEDERAEVMSLLVTASPQVREYAERALEDGTPRAVRWFLETGQYIARARDEESATIGQLVEVVETEGRRAARKSDEAVELSDQAVEAAEKAKAAALEAKAEAEAAEDDVTRSARAANRAAQAARGAAAAASTAVSASRTAQAAAQRSVAAAQAAAAAAASAGRAAARAYRAAIGASGDASMAAAARAAAQEARRMVDSVRSAAAKAGRAAAAADHAGMAGAAAASSANHAAAAARATADAAVAAGAAQSEAAAAQRAAAVAESAAARATQAAHRSQSLAGQAAVAARVARDAANSAADHAENAAAAAEEAAEHAGEAVDYANRSTLAAEAALEAANAAADAVTEAETVEEAARAAESERLAEETAEAIERARLEADAETGLLERANRERTQEARLSEELRDLIDTAESALRDDSVDEAAAAGRRAAVRLLDRSGTWTREAAEFALAGSDEDVLHWIETDRVIAQRQDDAENVAATAAVSTTDVASAAAEALGSEDPVTIRSFLEHGAVAAAEEDNRVEILTLLADDDTGTAVRRAAEAALTAGTAEALHTFLHVDRAEAVREDDRVVASTLLANGGPYVRAAAEVALEGDTHMLRQFVGTTQYDFARIDHDHATHISAVRASIARAAKVAADAREDAARASEAAAIARDAAAEAVEWADRAAGYAADAAQSAQEARDNAEAAERSAAEAARSAETARRAAAAARAASSVARQAATRAVRSATIAASYAADAQASASAARSAAIAAGQDARAAAQAAFEARALAIQAALREAAQNALDNSTVPIDPEENGLPPGAESCLTPFGRPVPSGNGNNPWEIGWSWLSGEGPRSQCFGPNDEFTRIYREHANTQEVIDIFADRTRQGNYELGHTYMWDYELEGFEGAGKYLTDYGTLATAGLTGNLAYTYLGSHNVRMTPLRENPDGSVVWRYTAYNESDIESATHPPVIGYTDWWSDNIGSLVDDIVGDSGPMSPTTQVIEFEVTVGP; encoded by the coding sequence ATGCTGACCGTTCTCGCCGGGGTGGCTGCCGTCGGGGCGCTGCCCACGTGCACGGCAGAAGCCCGCGCGGCCTACGCCGCGAACGGGCCCGTCGCCATGACGCTGCCGGACGCGTCCGGACTTCCGGACACCGAACGTGGACAGGTGGTCTGGGCTCACCGCACGGGCGGCCGGGCGGTGCGGGCGGCCGCGGCCGCAGCTCTGGTGGGCTCCGCGGCGGAGGTGACCGCGTTCCTCGGCCAGGTGTTGCCCGCGGCGCGGGCCGAGGACAACCGGTTCACGCTGACGGAAGCCCTGGTGACCGCGGGCCGAGCGACCCGCGAGGGTATCGGGGAGGCGCTCTCCGGTGGCGAGGCGGCGATCGAGAACTTCCTGGACGGTGGATTCCAGAACGCCGTGCACGAGGACCTGGAGGTGGCGGTTACCACGGTCGTGGCCCATGGTGGTCCCGCGGCGGGGCGCGAGGGAGCGGCCGCGCTGGACGGCGGATCGGACTTCGCGTTGCGTGCCTTCCTCAGCGGCGGGCAGTTCAGCGCGCAGGAGGAGGACGAACGTGCCGAGGTGATGTCCCTGCTCGTGACGGCTTCACCGCAGGTGCGGGAGTACGCGGAGCGCGCCCTGGAGGACGGGACGCCGAGGGCGGTGCGGTGGTTCCTGGAGACGGGCCAGTACATCGCCCGGGCGCGTGACGAGGAATCCGCGACGATCGGGCAACTGGTCGAGGTGGTGGAGACGGAGGGCCGGCGCGCCGCCCGGAAGAGCGACGAGGCGGTCGAGCTGTCCGACCAGGCGGTCGAGGCCGCGGAGAAGGCGAAGGCCGCGGCGTTGGAGGCCAAGGCCGAGGCCGAGGCGGCAGAGGACGACGTGACGCGGTCGGCCAGGGCCGCGAACAGGGCCGCCCAGGCCGCGAGGGGTGCGGCCGCTGCCGCATCGACCGCGGTGTCGGCATCGCGGACGGCGCAGGCCGCCGCCCAGCGCTCGGTGGCGGCAGCTCAGGCGGCTGCGGCGGCCGCCGCATCGGCGGGACGTGCCGCGGCCCGTGCGTATCGCGCCGCGATCGGAGCGTCCGGTGACGCGTCGATGGCGGCAGCGGCACGCGCTGCGGCCCAGGAGGCGCGGCGAATGGTCGACTCCGTCCGTTCGGCGGCCGCGAAGGCAGGCCGGGCGGCTGCCGCCGCGGATCACGCCGGAATGGCCGGCGCGGCTGCCGCCAGCTCGGCGAATCATGCGGCTGCTGCCGCCCGCGCCACGGCCGACGCGGCGGTGGCGGCCGGGGCGGCCCAGTCGGAGGCCGCCGCGGCGCAGCGTGCCGCTGCCGTGGCGGAGAGCGCGGCAGCCCGGGCGACTCAAGCCGCCCACAGGTCGCAGTCGCTCGCCGGCCAGGCGGCGGTTGCCGCCCGGGTGGCGCGTGACGCGGCCAACAGCGCAGCCGACCACGCCGAGAACGCTGCTGCCGCTGCCGAGGAAGCCGCCGAGCATGCCGGTGAGGCCGTCGACTACGCCAACCGGTCCACGCTCGCCGCGGAGGCGGCTCTCGAAGCGGCGAACGCCGCAGCCGACGCCGTCACCGAGGCAGAGACCGTCGAGGAGGCGGCTCGTGCGGCCGAGTCCGAGCGCCTGGCAGAGGAGACCGCCGAGGCGATCGAGCGAGCCCGCCTGGAGGCGGACGCGGAGACAGGCCTTCTCGAGCGGGCCAACCGGGAACGGACCCAGGAGGCTCGGCTCTCCGAGGAACTCCGGGACCTCATCGATACCGCGGAATCGGCCCTCCGGGACGATTCCGTCGACGAGGCGGCAGCCGCCGGACGCCGTGCCGCGGTCCGGCTCCTCGACCGGTCGGGGACGTGGACCCGGGAAGCGGCGGAGTTCGCCCTGGCCGGCTCGGACGAGGACGTCCTCCACTGGATCGAGACCGACCGCGTCATCGCGCAGCGGCAGGACGACGCCGAGAACGTCGCTGCGACGGCCGCCGTGTCCACGACGGACGTGGCGAGCGCGGCGGCGGAAGCACTCGGGTCCGAAGATCCGGTCACGATCAGGTCATTCCTCGAGCACGGGGCCGTCGCGGCGGCCGAGGAGGACAACCGGGTCGAGATCCTGACCCTCCTGGCCGACGACGACACGGGTACCGCGGTGCGACGCGCGGCCGAGGCGGCGCTGACGGCCGGGACGGCGGAGGCCTTGCACACCTTCCTGCACGTCGATCGTGCCGAGGCCGTCCGGGAGGACGACCGGGTCGTGGCTTCCACCCTGCTGGCGAACGGTGGCCCCTACGTGAGGGCGGCGGCCGAGGTCGCGCTCGAGGGCGACACGCATATGCTCCGCCAGTTCGTCGGGACCACGCAGTACGACTTCGCGCGGATCGACCACGATCACGCCACGCACATCAGCGCTGTCCGCGCGTCGATCGCACGTGCGGCCAAGGTGGCCGCGGACGCGCGGGAGGACGCCGCACGGGCCTCCGAGGCGGCGGCCATCGCCCGCGATGCCGCGGCCGAAGCGGTCGAATGGGCCGACCGTGCCGCAGGATACGCAGCCGACGCCGCACAGTCCGCACAGGAAGCACGCGACAACGCCGAGGCCGCCGAGCGGTCCGCTGCCGAGGCCGCTCGGTCCGCCGAGACGGCACGTCGGGCAGCCGCCGCCGCTCGTGCGGCGAGCAGCGTGGCGAGACAGGCGGCGACGCGGGCCGTGCGGTCGGCCACGATCGCCGCTTCCTACGCGGCGGACGCCCAGGCATCGGCGTCGGCCGCCCGCAGCGCCGCGATCGCAGCAGGTCAGGATGCCCGCGCTGCCGCCCAGGCCGCGTTCGAGGCTCGAGCACTCGCCATCCAGGCCGCGCTCCGTGAGGCAGCTCAGAATGCGCTCGACAACTCGACCGTGCCGATCGATCCCGAGGAGAACGGCCTGCCGCCCGGTGCCGAGAGCTGCCTGACACCGTTCGGCCGGCCCGTCCCGTCCGGTAACGGCAACAACCCGTGGGAGATCGGCTGGAGCTGGCTCTCGGGTGAGGGGCCGCGTTCGCAGTGTTTCGGTCCGAACGACGAGTTCACCAGGATCTACCGCGAGCACGCGAACACGCAGGAGGTGATCGACATCTTCGCCGACCGCACCCGACAGGGGAACTACGAGCTGGGCCATACCTACATGTGGGACTACGAGCTGGAGGGTTTCGAAGGCGCCGGCAAGTACCTGACGGACTACGGGACACTCGCCACCGCCGGACTCACCGGGAACCTCGCGTACACGTATCTGGGCTCGCACAACGTCAGGATGACGCCTCTTCGGGAGAACCCCGACGGCTCCGTGGTCTGGCGGTACACCGCGTACAACGAGTCCGACATCGAATCCGCGACCCACCCACCCGTCATCGGCTACACGGACTGGTGGAGCGACAACATCGGCTCCCTGGTCGACGACATCGTCGGCGACTCCGGGCCGATGTCCCCCACGACACAGGTCATCGAGTTCGAGGTGACCGTAGGGCCTTGA
- a CDS encoding phosphomannomutase/phosphoglucomutase — protein MSIDLTQIIKAYDVRGTVPDQLSPRVARAIGAAFARVVVLPAAHAGRPGNDGTPGVVVGHDMRESGPDLVAAFAEGLTAAGADVVRIGLCSTDGLYHASGVLDLPGAMFTASHNPAEYNGIKLCKAGAAPVGQETGLAEVRELAQSYLDGGLPESAAEPGTVTDRDMLADYAAFLRGLVDLSGIRPLKVVVDAGNGMGGHTVPAVLGTGAGLPELPLEIVPLYFELDGSFPNHEANPLEPKNLLDLQAAVVANQADIGLAFDGDADRCFVVDEKGAPVSPSAITALVGLREVEKEKAEGRDSIVIHNLITSRAVPDFLTAAGATTVRTRVGHSYIKAQMAEHTAVFGGEHSAHYYFRDFFFADTGMLAAMHVLAALGTQEHPLSALGEMYEPYVASGEINSRVADVPAARARVYEAYVTQEGAGSVEVDELDGLTVSHWDGHPQWWFNLRASNTEPLLRLNVEAADADMMEKVRDDVLALVRADDPEQGA, from the coding sequence GTGTCCATCGACCTCACCCAGATCATCAAGGCCTACGACGTCCGGGGCACCGTGCCGGACCAGCTCTCGCCCCGCGTGGCGCGCGCCATCGGGGCCGCGTTCGCGCGGGTCGTGGTGCTCCCGGCGGCCCACGCAGGACGGCCCGGGAACGACGGCACCCCTGGTGTCGTCGTCGGCCACGACATGCGCGAGTCCGGTCCCGACCTCGTCGCCGCGTTCGCCGAAGGGCTGACGGCGGCCGGCGCCGACGTCGTGCGCATCGGGCTGTGCTCGACCGACGGTCTGTACCACGCCTCCGGTGTGCTGGACCTGCCCGGCGCGATGTTCACCGCCAGCCACAACCCGGCCGAGTACAACGGCATCAAGCTGTGCAAGGCCGGGGCGGCGCCGGTCGGTCAGGAAACCGGCCTCGCGGAGGTCCGCGAGCTGGCCCAGAGCTACCTGGACGGCGGACTCCCCGAATCCGCCGCGGAGCCTGGCACCGTCACGGACCGCGACATGCTCGCCGACTACGCGGCGTTCCTGCGCGGCCTGGTCGACCTGTCCGGCATCCGCCCCCTCAAGGTCGTGGTCGACGCCGGGAACGGGATGGGCGGGCACACGGTCCCGGCCGTCCTCGGCACGGGCGCCGGGCTGCCGGAGCTGCCGCTGGAGATCGTCCCCCTGTACTTCGAGCTGGACGGCTCGTTCCCGAACCACGAGGCGAACCCGCTCGAGCCCAAGAACCTGCTGGACCTGCAGGCCGCCGTCGTGGCGAACCAGGCGGACATCGGCCTCGCGTTCGACGGCGACGCGGACCGCTGCTTCGTGGTGGACGAGAAGGGCGCCCCGGTCTCGCCGTCGGCCATCACGGCGCTGGTGGGGCTGCGCGAGGTGGAGAAGGAGAAGGCCGAGGGGCGCGACTCGATCGTGATCCACAACCTCATCACCTCCCGCGCGGTGCCGGACTTCCTCACCGCGGCGGGCGCCACGACCGTCCGCACGCGCGTGGGCCATTCCTACATCAAGGCGCAGATGGCCGAGCACACCGCCGTGTTCGGCGGCGAGCACAGCGCCCACTACTACTTCCGCGACTTCTTCTTCGCGGACACCGGGATGCTCGCGGCGATGCACGTGCTCGCGGCACTCGGCACGCAGGAGCACCCGCTGAGCGCGCTCGGCGAGATGTACGAGCCGTACGTCGCGTCGGGCGAGATCAACTCGCGGGTGGCGGACGTGCCCGCGGCGCGGGCACGCGTGTACGAGGCGTACGTGACGCAGGAGGGCGCCGGCTCGGTCGAGGTCGACGAGCTCGACGGGCTGACCGTGTCCCACTGGGACGGTCACCCGCAGTGGTGGTTCAACCTGCGCGCGTCGAACACGGAGCCGTTGCTGCGGCTCAACGTGGAGGCCGCGGACGCGGACATGATGGAGAAGGTGCGCGACGACGTGCTGGCGCTCGTGCGTGCCGACGACCCGGAGCAGGGCGCATGA
- a CDS encoding Trm112 family protein, translating to MPGSDGAGLPGWVRDILRCPVTGAALADGVGPGGEPELHSTDPDRPLAYPVRDGIPVLLESDAREL from the coding sequence GTGCCGGGGTCCGACGGCGCCGGCCTGCCCGGCTGGGTGCGTGACATCCTGCGCTGCCCGGTCACGGGCGCGGCGCTGGCCGACGGCGTCGGGCCCGGCGGCGAGCCCGAGTTGCACTCGACCGATCCGGACCGTCCGCTCGCCTACCCGGTGCGGGACGGCATCCCGGTGCTGCTGGAGTCGGACGCGCGGGAACTCTGA